In Schistocerca serialis cubense isolate TAMUIC-IGC-003099 chromosome 3, iqSchSeri2.2, whole genome shotgun sequence, the following proteins share a genomic window:
- the LOC126470956 gene encoding aquaporin AQPcic-like: MVEDGGCLSTTAVEAADSVLDLIRLDEMKPCKTVVVQLAAELLGTFLLVVVGCGSTTTAWSEGYQPTTVQVALTFGLTVACIVQTLGYVSGAHVNPAVTVGLVVGGFLGPLKALLYVTAQCVGATAGSLVLQALTPNETVATLGVNALNRHVTPTQGCFVEMVISFMLVMAVYSAATGAAAGPFTVGMSITACHLFAVCFPGAQGP, encoded by the exons ATGGTTGAGGACGGAGGGTGCCTCAGCACGACAGCCGTTGAAGCGGCGGACA GCGTCCTGGACCTGATAAGGTTAGACGAGATGAAGCCCTGCAAAACAGTGGTGGTACAGCTGGCTGCTGAGCTCCTCGGCACGTTCCTGCTGGTGGTCGTCGGGTGTGGCTCGACTACAACGGCGTGGTCGGAAGGCTACCAGCCGACGACTGTTCAGGTGGCCCTGACATTTGGACTTACTGTCGCATGCATCGTGCAG acgctgGGCTACGTAAGTGGCGCTCACGTGAACCCGGCAGTGACTGTGGGCCTGGTGGTGGGCGGCTTCCTGGGCCCGCTGAAGGCTCTGCTGTACGTGACGGCGCAGTGCGTGGGAGCCACCGCTGGCTCATTAGTGCTCCAG GCCCTGACACCCAACGAGACGGTCGCAACACTAGGCGTTAATGCCTTGAATCGGCACGTGACGCCGACGCAGGGCTGCTTCGTCGAGATGGTCATATCATTCATGCTTGTGATGGCCGTGTACAGCGCTGCCACAGGGGCGGCAGCAGGACCCTTCACTGTCGGCATGTCTATAACAGCCTGCCACTTGTTCGCGGTATGTTTCCCAGGGGCCCAAGGTCCCTGA